The genomic interval ACAGACTAAGAACACAGGTGCTTAGCTTGGGGAGAGTCAGAGTTCAGGTGCTGCCTCCAGTTTCAAGGCTTGCTGAGCCTCTGGGCATTATGGATAAAACAAAGAACCAAGCATGCTAGTGAAGAGGTTTTGGTTTATGATTTGTGAGAGTAAATAGGTTTGAGAATTAGCAATTTCTGATCTTGTTATCCCTTTCCTAGGGATATTCCACAGTTGCATTTTTACAGAAATGTAAGCAACCCCACCCCCCATTCTTTCAGTGGCAGACATTGCCCGCCAGTGGCCATCTCAAATGGCATCTCCCATGGAAGGGCAGAAGTGGGCCAGATGGCATATCCCCAGCAGCCTCTGCTTCCAACCTCCCCAGATGAGGACAGATTGCATTTTTCTCCTGAAAACTAACAGGCTCCTCATTGATGTTCAGGTCTTACTCTAACAgcttggaaggaaggaaaatcatatttaaagaagtattttaattctataggatttttaaatatacctttatttaaagGTTTAGTTCATTTCCAGAGGAGATGTACAATTAAGccataaattgttaatgtctatcAGAGATTATCGCAAATTCCTCATCATgtgtgtatcattttttttttttttttgcagtggaaTGAAAAGTTGGTACACGTTTTACATCCCTACCTGTCTCCTAATTAGTTCTGTGGCCTTGTAATAATTTCCTAAACTCTCTGAACTTTGGTGGCCTCATTTGTTAAATAAGATCATACTATTCTGGAGTTAAACCTGTCTAATATTAAGGATTTGTTGTATTTCTTTCAATTATTGGCACTCCCCTAAGGAGAAAGTTGAATTTTGACTGTAGTTGGAAAAAGTATGAAATCCATGTATTCCTCTAGCTGTGTTGTAAATACAACAGAGATACATTTTAGCAGAAATCTTCCTGTCATCAGTGGGAACAATTAATTTGTGTGCTGCTCATAGTTGTGAATTTTTATGCTCCACCGTTGGTCACATCTAACTTATTTCTCAGTTTGTCCTTCCTCAGACAAGCAAACCCTAAATATAGCATGGTTTCTATGGGAACGTACTTTATCCTGCAGATTCCAGGAACacattttatctgaaaaataaggACTGTCAGATAATATGTCCAAATCCAAGCTTATaattcagattttatattttttgaattaatttgaTTTAAGAAGAGATGTTTAAAATTGGTTGAAAAATTGGTCCCATATGAAATTTTTCCAGCTGAGTCGAGTTGGTACAAATTTGCCTTCCGTAATAAGAGTGGAAATTTTACCTTTCATGGAGAGTTCTTCTTGAAATAATTAAGCATATGGCCCCATTACATTTAGATTCTGTTGTTTTATGTCTTTGTGGCCACAAGCACTGTTGGATGATCAGGTAGCAGATGGCAGAGGTGGGGAGGATAGTTACTCTTTTCCAAAGTAATTGAGAATTTTATCAGTTGGTACCTAAATGCAGGCCATAATGAACTTGCATTACAGGTGATCAAGtttcagtcctttttactttcctTGGCTGAACAATAACGTTATTCAGGGCTGGGTTGGCCCACAACTGATGAAGGCATATTGGTACCTTGTATCTTTGTGTAGTACAAAAACCCCGTGTTTCCTCAAAATTGTGCTTTGATGTCTTAGGACTGTTAAAAAAACGACTGTGAATTTAGGACAGAAAGTGAAAAGGTTCATGTAAGCAAATGAAAGGCATTTGAGAAAAATGAGCCTTCTTTTTGAACCAGAGCATCAAGCTTCAAAAGAACCATATCTCCAAACAGCCCATacaaggagaaaaaggaactttTGTGAATTGGAAGTAAGAGGTACAAATATTTTGAGCTTACTCTGAGAATATGAAAGTCACCCAGGAAGTACTTCCTCATACCATTCTTATTCTGAACGCAACCATTTTGGGTAGCACCATGAAAGTAGGATGAGAAACAACATTGGAAAAATCCCTTTAAGTGGTTCATTTTAATGAGGGAAATTTTTGCAAATACATCTACGGTAgtgaaaatgaaagtttttacTGATAGGAGTAATTCTGAATCTGCTTCACCTCTAACTATAGAGATAAACATCCGTTTGTGGCTCAGATGGCTTATCTGGGCTCTCCATTTTGGCTGTTAAACTTTGTGCATCCTCAGTCTTAAGCTTGAGCTATACCCTCATCGTCATTTATCCCAGGACTGCTGTGGTTGCTGGAGACTTGGTTCTAGCAAACTGCTCTTACTGACTGTCCGGCTGTAGATCACAGCATGCCACAGTGCCTTGAGCCTTCCACCAGAAGcaagtcataaaagaaaaagagcaagtaAGTAATTTGAGTAGCTATTAATTTTTGGATAGATTGCCTATCTAGAAGTTTCCATATTTGGgtttattgaggaaaaaaaaaaaccttagaattATGAACTTTTGAAGAATAAGGTTAAAAAGTTCAGTGTGATTGCAAAGGTAAgatctcaaagaaaaagaaaaatgaccgtcacacttttttttccctttcctgtgaACTTATCTCCATGAATTAAATATCTGTAAGATCACTTAGAgacacatctaaaaaaataatgttccttGTGTGCTATGTTTATGAAATAGCCTTGTATATGTTGTAAAGGGACATATGATGTTGACATTTTGATAACAAGTAATATGTCAGAAAATCTAAGTTTCTTTATAGATGATGCAatctaaattttcataaaaatcttaCAAAGTAAGTACTATTACTTCCATTGTAATAACTGTCCAGTTAAATATCTGTCCCATTATTAGCCAGCTGGTAAGTGGCAATGCTACCTGTTTTCAAATAGCACACTGTCTTAGCAGGTGTGTCTATTTAAACTATGGAACTGATCAATAATCTAGGCtctcattgtttttaaataatttcaaacttatgTCTTGTTTGTTTAGACTTTCAGATGACCAGAATTTAATAAAGTAAattagtatttttgttgttttgaaatttaattagaattattgctttccaaaaaaatcttataaacatCCTGTTTTATCTGTATGCActtctttaaaaatgcatattttttaacatatgaaatttaaattgaaGTTGTCATTAtgttttaaagtacaataaaatattctTGTAGGTATGACATTTACTAGATCTAATGATGTttgtataaacaaaaaattaattattcactCCAAGAAGATTTACTATATTGAGATTTGCTCTGTGGAGTAACTTTTCACTCAAACACAGATGATTAAACTCTGCCTCTGGCCATGCGTGCTGAAGATACATGAGGAAATGACATGGATCTTCCAAAGAGAGAAGTTTGAGCTGTTGATGTCTGTGACTCATACTCTCAGAACTAAGGTCTGGaaaagttggtttttttctttctttttttaattgccagagatttattaaatacttatgaATGCAGTTATGATTTTCTATAACCTAACTGTACCTGTCCCTACTtgcaaaaaggagaaagaggtaAAGAATGCCTTCATCTTGTTTCACCTTCAGAATCATAACATTTATTtggttcttattttgttttgttgttttctttttctttttttttcaaatttaaaattgtcTCAAACACACTGACTCATGGGATTTCTGAAGAACATTTCAATGCTGGGAGTACAGCATTGTCACAGCTAAAGCTACATGAAGCAACAGTGACTCCTGCCCTGTCTTTTAGCACCTAATGGCAGAATTGGCCCTTACGTGCAGGATGGCAGATTACCAGTGCTCCATACTGCTTGCTGCAAGATCACTGCTCTTTAATCCCTCACACCagcaaaacttaaataaaaactaaGCAGATCCATCTTCAAACTTCAGCATTTTACCAACATGTCACATAGCAGTTCAAGAAAAGATCAGgtttaagaagaagaaagggatgcaggaaatatatatattataggcTTCTCCTGGATCAAAAGCTGCTCACAGAAAACACTCTAAAATGCTTTCTGATACATTTTCTTACAACAATTACGCATGATTTATGTGGATTTTCTCTACATTAACCCAAATCAGTTTTTCTCCATATCACCCCAAATTAGTGTGATGGCAGGAAGGATGATCTTTATAAACCTGATCTGAATGCATACTAGGTGTGCACTGATACTCCTTTGATTTTAAACTTTGCTATTTTGTTCATCAAGAATTGTATtagttttgacttttaaaattattttgagccaggcatggtggcacacatctgtaatcctagtggctcagaagactgaggcaggataatcatgagttcaaagccagcctcagcaacttggcaaggccctaagcaacatagaaaataaaaataaaaataaaaacaaaagggctgtgaatgtggctcagtggtaaagcacctctgggctcaatccctggttccaaaaaacaaaacaaaaaaaaaataaaagaacaaaactctataaagatataaatagatatagatatacattatatatatatatatatatatatatatatatatatatatatatatatatatactttattttaattacaaagatCTTTGACCCTAACTTAAATTTTGCACCTGAAATTAAAATGTCTCATTATACTCTCCCTTCCTGATATGTGTGGATACACATAGCTGTTTGTAGAATACCTAGGTGCACAGCTCTGAAGTTCACATTCAAACAaacataattttgtcattttatttcactGGATTCTGTTCCTTCAATATGTTTAAATTATTAGGCAGAATCTCTGACAATATGTTTTTGGTACAAAATTTGGGGTTTGTAAATAGTTGTCTGAGATTGCCAAATTCAGTACTATTAATGCTCAGTTGTTGAATAGTTTTTGTATATACATAATAATTTTGTTAAACTTTGATTTAGGCAATTATGATCTAAGTTCATCGTGACAAAACATGGAGATGATCAATACCACTGCTTTGCCAAATGTCTCAAACATGGACCTCGACCACTGTGATGCATATTGCAGGACGATTCTGATAACACTCTACAGCGTGGTTTTCCTGGGAGGCACTATTGGAACAGTTATAATGTCATGCATGATGTTCAAGAGGAATAGTCAGTCAGTGATTGCCACCATCATCTTCAATATCATGGTGCTGCACTCTATCCTCCTGGTCAGCCTTCCGTTCCGCCTCAGCTATTACCTGTCAGTCATCTGGGAGCTGGGAACCTTTGCCTGCCGAGTGGTTAGCAGCATCATATACTGGCATATGTACTTCTCCTTTGTTTTCTATATAGTTATTGTTATATTCCGATTactcatctattttaaaaaactccAGACACAACAATTGCAAAAGTACCATGCGGTAGTCCTAAGCATAATTATTTGGATGGTGGGTAGCCTTATttttttgccaatattttttttacaatatggCACAGATCCAAGTTACTCAGAAAAACCGAGATGCTTTGAGTTCTACAGAGATCTCAGCTGCAGGCAAATCATTATCATGAACTACTCTATGATTGTCATTATGATGACAACGGTTGTCATCCTCTTTTTGATACAGATGGCTGTCATCCTTCAGCAGGTGAAGGCTCTCTGGCCTGACATGTGGGCCCATCAAGAATATAGAGCCCAAATTAagagttttttctttctcctagTAATACTCATCTGTTTCATACCCCACCATGCATTCCGGGTAtactttattcaaaattattcGGGGAGAGAAGATTCTAAGTTAGTTCTTTACAATGAAATTTGTATTGCTTTAACGACTGTCTGTTGCCTGGACATGCTGTGTTTTATAGGTGGAGTTATCCACTAAACCTTCCTATGTTACTTGCTTTGTAATCAGTTTCCCCATAAATGTGACAAAATTGTTTTAGTTGACTGGTGTTGCTGTGATTTCAAGATTTTTCAAGCTCCTTGCTCTTACACATCAAATTTAGATTGCTCTTTATCAACATTGGTTTTCTACAAAAAGATAATAAGGATTGATTATTCCCCTCTCTTGAAAGAGCAATTATCAGGCCCACATTTACTATAGTGCATGTTCAATCTTTTGGCACAATACAAATTGACCacaccatcctttttttttttttttccccaatgtaaTGCTGACTTCAGCTAAGTTCAGGTGGTGGTACTCTCCAGATATTTGCACTTGCTACAATGCTCTTTCCCTCCATTTCTATTCTTTAAGATCCAGAGAACTTGAAAGTAGGAACTCAATAGTTAAAttgggctttatttttttttttgaggtacaattttattttatttttaatttttttttctgcagttaAATTGGGCTTTAGAAAAACCTTAATTTATTCAACTTGTGCTAGATGCCTCTTGAAAATTACTGATTGCCAGTAAAGCTACAGGCTTTGATATTCCAAGGAAAACCTTAGCTCAAAGATAATAGTCAAGAGATTTAGAGGAATGACTGGAATTGATGTAGGTCAATGCAGATGCAGACATAGCAGAAACTCTGTAAGTTGAGGCTACTCCCCAGATCTACCTTCCAAAACATGAATCCATTaagcagaaaatgaaatatgaaaaggcAAGAAGAAATTGGACTTAGTCAAAGCATGCCCACAGACTAGTTCAAACCTTTGAGACCATGGGACTTCTTGTATGATTTCTCAAGGCACCCTGTACAACAAAGTAgctttacataattaaaattaacacTGGTATCAGAGAAGCTCAATAAAAACAACCAAGACAATCAACTTGAATTCTACCTGTATGATATAGAAATTGACATGCACTACTAGTGATGTTATCTTTGAGACTATATTTAATGAATCATATAGCTAAATAAGATACAGGACAAAACTGTGTTTAGTAACCATGAACCTTTGAGTGAGATATTTATAATCTCTGTCCTGTTTTTAGTGTTGTAGGGTTCTGACGAAGCTGAACAATGTAAAACATGTGTTAAATATTGGAAGAATGCCTGGTATGTGGGTCTCAGAATGATATTACTCCTCTTTCCTAATTCCATGACATCTTTTagcaagaaaattttaatatggtTCCTCAAATTACACAAAATGTTGATCCATATAGCAATATATTTTGAGATCCTAAGATGTTATTGATCAATGTTGACCttatactttattattaaatcaataattaaatgaATGCTTATTACTATTCTTGCCTATAAGAACTTGCCATTATTATTAATGTAATCATTATACTTCAAGTATTATAGTAGAgctatttcataattctgttgtCATAGAACAAGATAAATAGCCGTGTACTTGAATTGCATTTAATCAATGTTTCTAAGGGACATAGTGTGCCTTAAGTACTAATCTCAAGATGAACTGCAATTGACTTATTCAGTGCTCAACTTCCTCATATACTGGAGTCcatgagtttatttttaatgtcatatGCAGTCCCTTAAAGGGCCTCCAATGATCCATGTCTCCTAATATTCATATCCTTATATAGTCTTCTCCTCCTTCATTGACTTATGAATGGAATAAAGCAGAGAAATGTATGTTATATCCAATGTTAGGTTGTAAAAAAGCTGCAGCTTCCATCTTGGGcactctgtctctctttctctctcttggatTGCTTCATTCAGGAGGGACTCCATGCCACGAATCAGGCCTATGGAGATGCCCAGGTGGCAAAGAATTGAGGTCTCTTAACAGTCATGAGAATGAACTTAGAAACAGATCTTCTGAGTGGGCATGGAGTGAGCACAGAAGTAAATCCTCTCCTGTTGAGCCTCAAGATGACAGCAGCACTGGTTAGCACATTTCTGACTGCCTCAAGAGAGATCCTGAACCCCACCACTTGGCTAAGCTGCTTCTAGATGGATGACTTGGAACTATGAGATAATGAATGCTTGTTTTAAGACTTTATGTTTTGGGATAATATGCTATTttatgcagaaatagaaaagtaaaatgataaaCCAATTATTTAGGTTGTAGAAGACTGCTACATAAAACCCTGTGCCTGACATTTACAACCCACTTGCTAGTCTCCATCTGCTTCTGTTGTTGGTAATAATGAACACATGCTTGCCTGTTCTCTGATGCAGTCAGAAGTGTGTCTGTGATTGTATTAGAATCTTCATTTTTATCCTGGATGAGAAGGAGTGGGTATACATGAGAATACATGGGTATACCTTGGGGTATTTGGGGTAAATGTTGCAAGAGGAACTGTTAGGGGTGAGATAGAATTGTTAATTATGTTGAAATATTGGCTATTGGATTTCCATGTGTGGTTTCTGACTATGAGCAGCACCTATGACCTTGTGTATTACTCTTTGTTGTTATAACAGAGTACCACAGactaagtaatttataaagaaaagaaatttgtttatCAGAATTATGGATGGTGGGAAATACAACATCAAGATATCAGCATTTGGTGAAGTCTTCTTGCTCCATCATTTCATGGAAGAAGGCAAAAAGGCAAGAGAgaatgtgagagaaagagaaggccaTATTTCTTTCCTAATAAGCCCACTCTCAAGATAACTAACCCACTTTTATGATAATAACATTAATCCACTCATGAGGATAGAATCTTTATGATCTAATCATTTAttattaggccccaacttccaaCTATTGCATTGGAAATATATCTCTATCCATTTGAGGGAACACATTCATACCATAGCACCTTactgaaatgcaaattctcaagtCCCACCTGAGACACACTGATTCTGAAATTTGAGGTGTGAGGCCTATAACATGTGGTTTAACATGTTCTTTCAGTGATTTTGTAGCAGGCTAAAAATATAcatgatgctaaggatcgaacccagtgcctcacacatgccaggcaagtgcactaccgctgaaccccagcctcagcccccatACGTGTTTTTATTAACAAATTTATAATTGATCCAGGCCCATAGACCCGGGCCAGAAATGCTTCCTCCTGTGAGTCCACACACCAGATGGACAGCTGTAGCCACCATGTAGATCTGCCCTGTCCTGCCTTCTTTGCTCAAACTCATAATTGGTAATTTATTATCCTACAAAATGGCACATGATCTCTGATGTCCATACCTAAATGTCTTTTATCCGCCCAGTGTTTGTGGTTCTTGTGACACTAGAACACTGCTGGGTTCCAAGAAGAGACTGAATAAATGGTCCCCTTTCCAAATTCAAGCAGTACTTCCTTGGATGAGCCCCAAAGCAGTTCTGCTTGGGCCAAGAGTCTCACAGAGTTCTGTTAGCTGTTGGCCTCTATTCCATGTGTAAAATGTCATCAAGCCTCTTGACAAATGGTTTTGAATGTTTCTGATTACGCTTTTTCCAACCATTTGTGTTGCTCCATTTGCCCCACCACATCTGTTCTCCATacttccctgctctgccctgctcTGAGCAGTCAGTAGGCTGGCTCCTATGccagtcagttttttttttttctgctgtgatcaaaagacctgacaagaaaaatttagaggaggaaaagtttatttgagagctcacagttttcagaggtcttagtcaaTAGGCAACCAACTCCATTCTTTTGAGCAAGagttgagacagaacatcatgagagaagagtgtggcagaggaaagcagctcaggacaccacttcaggaaacagagagggcaGAGAGAGCTTCCCACACACTGGacagaatataaaccccaaaagcacaTTCCCAAAGTcccaaagacccacctcctccagccacaacctacctgcctacagtcacctcCCACTCAATCAGGGAATCAATGCACTGATTTGATTAAACCtatcataacccagtcatttcacttaCAAATCTTCTCCCATTGTCTTATCTAAACCCAAACATCTCTGTTATGGACTTTCTTGCCACTTGGCTTCTTGTTGGTTTTGGCTCCTGGGAGTTATTCTCAGGAGTTATTctagaaaaagaagtgaaaatgagATGTtattctcttctccttccctgcTTTGCCCAGTTCAGGTGTGTCTTGCATCCCTTCCAGACAACAACCCCTGATGGTGGCCCAGCTCTCACTGAGTCCTGTTAATACCAACAGTTTGTTCTCTCCATCTCTTCAGACCTTGATGTGATAGTTTCTGGTCACATCATGTCCCTGATGACTTCCCTATCACTGCCCACACCTCTGAGAAGAGCATCTTCATGAAGTTTATCCATCGAGTTACATTTTATGCTTCAGTTTATCATCGATGGGATTCTATTGAAACAGATTGAAATTAAGAGTCCTTCTGAAATCATGGACAACTTCTTCATGCTAAGAATAAAGGTTGAACAGCTGCCTACCCTGGGCTGGAGGACACCAAGGAAGCAAATCGCCCCTTCCTCTGGCCTGTCTACCACAGGCTGACTAAATCTGCATAAGTATATTTCGTGCTTTTTGTCCTGGTTTGCTACTACTCCTAAGTTTTTCCCCCTCTCAGAGCCTCCAAACATggaaattttgaaacaaaaagtttcttttgtcttccttcaaagctggctttgaataaaaccCATTTTCCTACCAATTTGGCTCTGAACACTTGTGGAGCACTGAGCAGCAGAGCCTATCCATACCCTCCATCCCACTGAGTAGTAATAGTAACAGCTGGTAAAACCATTTCCTGTAAAGAAACGAACTGGTCCTTCATAGGAGCTCAAATCCATTCAATTCCATTCCTTGAGACAACATGGGGGAAGAGAACCAGTTCCATCCTCTCCATTTGCTTGCCCTACCCAACTCAACCGTCCTCTTCCCCTTTCCACAAAGCCATCTTGAATGccaatatattcaaagaaataatgagaTAGGGAGAGGAGGTGGAGATGTCTGTAGTATTATCAATTTAGTGCTGGATGAAGTTAAACAGCATTTTATACAGACCTTAAAGTGGACGCACCAGCTCGTTCCCATTCTCCTGAGTGAAAGACCATAGGCTTCCATTTTACCCAAAACAACATCATGTCAGAGCACTGAAGAATCTGGCAGGAGGTTTGTGATTCCAGTGCCTCCTTGTTCCCATCTCAGTTTCTTTCTAACAAATAGCAGTGCTGTGGCAAGTTTCTCTTGGCCAATAATTTATtgcaaaaaatgtggcatctactTAAACTCTTTCTTGACTCTACTTAAACCCTTTCTCAAACCCCTGAGTACTCTGTTTTGAATACTAACATTTCCACAGAGCTTAGTTTATGTAATGGGTACCATTGtcctctttaaattatttttacataaaatcccattaaattgtaattttataaaaaaaattgttttcaactCATTTTGAATTTGGGGAGGGCAGAGAAAATACCACGATTATTACGAATGAATATGTGTCTGGTAATTGGCTTTAGAGTTTCTACTTCCATATGATTCTTCACTGAGCCTATTAGTCAGAATTGTCACACAGATTacttgaaagagagaaaaattgtaataGGAGAAAAGATGTAGGACCTAAAGCACACTGTGCCATATGGTCGATATTATACATCTGTTGCATGGAGAATGAgagtttgaaaaataataatttattgggATGCAAAAATAGTGgtagaagaaatttatttctatttatgttttataaaaataaactagttAGATTGTTATCAATATTACTTAAGTGGGTGATCAGAAGTGTATGGGTATAAactatgaataaacaaatatataacgGGGATGTACTCTAATCTTTAAATGATAAGGATAGATGATGACATAATCTGAAACCCACTGTCCTAAGACACCATTTCAGCAATGATGGTATTCTTTCTCAAGGTTTTTCTCACAGAGATAAAACTGCTCTTGGTTTAGGAAAGCATcttgataaaattttatgatttagaAAGCAGATTTAATTCCTCTGCTGGTCTACATGGGGGAGTTGAAAATTGCAGGAGTTTGGGTATTGTTTCAGACAGGATTCAGGGACTCAGAGAAAAGAAGAGCTGGGGGAGTTTAGCAGGCAAAGAGTAGGCTGCAAAAAGATAGACCTGGGGGAAATGACATCTATGAGACAGAAAGGATCAATGACTCATGGGAggtcaaatatttattggatgtcatgtattttacttttttatgtactGACAGTTTTGACAGCAGTTTCAGGCACATAAGAAATCTGTGAAAAGTATCTTCACAGCATCCCCTGCTATCAATTTCCCCACCAGTGATACATTTATTACCATCAAGGGACCTATACTGGCATATCATTAGTCCCCAAAGTCCATAGTTTGCATTAGaattcactcttggtgttgtacattctATGCATTTTAACAAATGCATAGGGACTTGTATTCACTATTATAGCCTCAGACAGAACAGTTTTGCTCTAAAAATTCTCTGTGCTCCACCTGCCATCCTTCTCTCCATGACCCTTTGGCAATTCTGAGATATCATCTAGACATCAACAATGGGTCAGGAGTTTAAATAAATACTCAGTACAAAGCAAATCAGTTAATGAACAGCTCTGCCTCAGTGATACTCAAGACCTGACAAGATAGCTATTTCAGGCCTCTTGGTTGATCTCAACCCTATAAACTGTTCCTCTTACAAGAGGAGGAGGATAAATTCAGTTATGTTTGCACAAAGAGCATAATTGCTAAGAAATATTAAGCAAGACCCTGCAAAGACAACAGAGACCAGAGATTCCCAGACCTAGGTAGACAGCATAATTGAGACTGAAGCCCACCTACCATAAATTCTGTAAAACCAGTTCTAATTAGGGCCTGTCAGCCAGGTGGAAACAAACAAGAATTGCCTTTTAGGTTGTTAGCTAATGTAATCTGTCAATGCAGAGCTGAGAGATGATACTTGGGTTGGACCTTCTAGTAACAAAGTGAATTGTCACCCTCCTTTCTGAGAAgactcctcctcttcttccccttctaaTAACTTTGCTGTACTTTTCCTAAGTTTCATATCTTGCCTGAAATGGTCTCATGTGAAAGCACAAAGCTGAGAATATAGTTaccattttatcttcattatcacaaccactgatctttttacagtctccatagttttgccttttctagaatatcTGGAATCCTGCAGTATGAAGCCTTGTcagattggtttctttcacttggtaatatatattcaaatttcctCCATATCTCTTCATGACctgtattagttctttttagtatTGAAAAATTTCCACTGTCTAGAACCAGAGTTTATGTATTCACTCATGGAAGAATTTGCTTCTAAGTTCTGGCAATTTTGAATAAGGCAactatacagattttttttggacataagttttcaattaATATGGGTAAATACCAGTAGGGGGATTGCTGGATCACAGGGTAAAACTATGTATTATTTCATAAGAAATtgtcaaactgtcttccaaagtgtctGTATTGCATTCTGATAGGCTCTGAATGGGACTTCCTGTGGTCAGTAttctgaattttggccac from Urocitellus parryii isolate mUroPar1 chromosome 3, mUroPar1.hap1, whole genome shotgun sequence carries:
- the LOC113181963 gene encoding putative G-protein coupled receptor 141, with the translated sequence MEMINTTALPNVSNMDLDHCDAYCRTILITLYSVVFLGGTIGTVIMSCMMFKRNSQSVIATIIFNIMVLHSILLVSLPFRLSYYLSVIWELGTFACRVVSSIIYWHMYFSFVFYIVIVIFRLLIYFKKLQTQQLQKYHAVVLSIIIWMVGSLIFLPIFFLQYGTDPSYSEKPRCFEFYRDLSCRQIIIMNYSMIVIMMTTVVILFLIQMAVILQQVKALWPDMWAHQEYRAQIKSFFFLLVILICFIPHHAFRVYFIQNYSGREDSKLVLYNEICIALTTVCCLDMLCFIGGVIH